In Archangium lipolyticum, the following are encoded in one genomic region:
- a CDS encoding AAA family ATPase: protein MNTLTKFSIKKFRNVAPTTLEFRPGLNVLLGKNAAGKTTLLRLLSTAVGARSEALDEDVLDVSYRVSGGSLDFEHTIKRVRGKEPALSLDPDRPVREELTSIQQTDSFVFEKDGGVVMNAEVFPNEVLLDRAGKRSRMELRSRRAPFAALYMALVTDERDSALTQLANAAFSAQIKSAGRMDESLERFNTLLGLDVRREESSAGNRSTWNLVATPRSILKTLNSIFSKMTLEETSTTFQLEFLERAARVLGYDSANARFDVERLSPEPSRRIVRLSNLRFFFKRPGEEVSHDLLSYGQKRLLAFFAHADASEDLIIADELVNGLHHEWIRACLDEIGGRQAFLTSQNPLLLDFLRFDSVDEVRRTFILCERTSGDAGAQLVWRNPTLDEAESFFLAYQTGIQRVSDILLTNGLW from the coding sequence ATGAACACGCTGACGAAGTTCTCGATCAAGAAGTTCAGGAACGTTGCTCCGACGACCCTCGAGTTCCGCCCAGGCCTCAATGTGCTCCTCGGCAAGAACGCGGCCGGAAAGACGACCCTTCTTCGCTTGTTGTCTACCGCGGTGGGCGCTCGAAGCGAAGCTCTCGATGAGGATGTGCTTGATGTGAGTTACCGCGTCTCCGGCGGGTCGCTCGACTTCGAGCACACGATCAAGAGAGTGCGGGGCAAGGAGCCGGCCCTTTCTCTCGACCCGGATCGACCTGTCAGGGAAGAGCTCACCAGCATCCAGCAGACCGACTCATTCGTCTTCGAGAAGGATGGCGGGGTCGTCATGAACGCCGAGGTGTTCCCGAACGAAGTCCTGCTCGACAGGGCAGGCAAGCGGAGTCGTATGGAGCTGCGGTCTCGGAGGGCACCTTTTGCCGCGCTCTATATGGCGCTGGTGACGGATGAAAGGGACTCCGCGTTGACGCAGCTGGCGAACGCGGCTTTTTCAGCGCAAATCAAGAGCGCGGGCCGCATGGATGAAAGCCTCGAGCGATTCAACACGTTGCTCGGCTTGGATGTGAGAAGGGAAGAGTCTTCCGCGGGTAATCGCTCTACGTGGAATCTCGTGGCAACTCCGCGATCGATTCTCAAGACGTTGAACTCGATCTTCTCGAAGATGACACTCGAGGAAACATCGACGACGTTTCAACTGGAATTTCTCGAACGGGCTGCGCGCGTGCTCGGTTATGACTCCGCGAATGCGCGCTTCGATGTCGAGCGGCTCAGTCCAGAGCCGAGCCGGCGAATCGTACGCTTGAGCAATCTCCGGTTCTTCTTCAAACGGCCAGGCGAAGAGGTCTCACATGACCTGCTCAGCTACGGTCAAAAGCGATTGCTCGCTTTCTTCGCCCACGCGGACGCATCGGAAGATCTGATCATCGCGGACGAGCTCGTCAACGGCCTTCATCACGAGTGGATCCGGGCGTGTCTGGATGAAATTGGTGGACGGCAGGCTTTCTTGACGAGCCAGAACCCACTGTTGCTCGATTTCTTGCGGTTCGACAGCGTTGATGAGGTCCGTCGTACGTTCATTCTTTGCGAGCGCACCAGCGGTGATGCCGGTGCACAGCTCGTCTGGCGCAATCCCACTCTGGACGAAGCCGAGTCTTTCTTCCTGGCGTATCAGACAGGGATTCAGCGTGTCTCGG